Proteins encoded together in one Onychomys torridus chromosome 1, mOncTor1.1, whole genome shotgun sequence window:
- the LOC118577206 gene encoding olfactory receptor 10V1 → METTNKTARIQFFFRPFSPDPGVQMVIFVAFLVMYLTSLSGNATIAVIVHINHSLHTPMYFFLANLAVLEIFYTSSIAPLALANLLSMGKTPVPITGCGTQMFFFVFLGGADCVLLAVMAYDRFVAICYPLRYTLIMSWSLCVEMVVGSLVLGFLLSLPLTILIFHLPFCHNNEIYHFYCDMPAVMRLACADTQVHRTALYIISFIVLSIPLSLISISYVFIITAILRIQSAEGRHRAFSTCSSHIIVVLLQYGCTSFIYLSPSSSYSPEMGRMVSVVYTFITPILNPLIYSMRNKELKDALRKALRKF, encoded by the coding sequence AtggaaacaacaaataaaacGGCCAGGATCCAATTTTTCTTTCGTCCATTCTCACCAGACCCTGGGGTGCAGATGGTGATTTTTGTGGCCTTTTTAGTGATGTACCTGACTAGCCTCAGTGGAAATGCCACAATCGCTGTGATTGTCCATATTAACCACTCACTCCACAcccccatgtactttttcctaGCCAACTTGGCAGTTCTGGAAATCTTCTATACATCATCCATTGCACCACTGGCCTTGGCAAACCTTCTCTCTATGGGCAAGACTCCTGTTCCCATCACTGGTTGTGGCACCcagatgtttttctttgtcttcttgggTGGAGCTGACTGTGTCCTGCTTGCAGTCATGGCTTATGACCGGTTTGTTGCAATCTGCTACCCTCTGAGATACACACTCATCATGAGCTGGTCCTTGTGTgtggagatggtggtggggtccctggtgctgggattctTGCTGTCACTGCCACTGACTATTTTAATCTTCCATCTCCCATTCTGCCATAACAATGAGATCTACCACTTCTACTGTGACATGCCTGCAGTCATGCGCCTGGCTTGTGCAGACACACAGGTTCACAGGACTGCCCTGTATATCATCAGTTTCATCGTCCTAAGCATCCCCCTGTCTCTGATCTCCATCTCCTATGTCTTCATCATTACAGCCATTTTACGGATCCAGTCTGCTGAAGGGCGCCATAGAGCCTTCTCTACCTGCTCTTCTCACATCATAGTGGTCCTCCTGCAGTATGGCTGCACCAGTTTTATATATTTGTCCCCCAGTTCCAGTTACTCTCCTGAGATGGGCAGAATGGTGTCTGTGGTCTACACTTTTATCACACCCATTTTAAACCCTTTGATCTATAGTATGAGGAACAAGGAACTAAAAGATGCTCTAAGGAAGGCATTAAGAAAGTTCTAG